The DNA window AGGTTTGCGGTAGATGCGGGCATCCTGGGGGTCAAGTTGCCTGCCGGCCACATCGACAGGAAGCACATAAAAAGCCTGAGAAGTTTCAGCCACGCCAGTCCAATCGAATGGATTCCCAAAGCTCGGGAATGCGCCAATGCGCTCAGGCATTGCGTCCTGGTAACTGACAGAATCCAGCATGTTCAAGGCCCTGCGATGGCTGAAATCACGCAGGCCCCACACCGCCACCACGGCGCAAAGCGAGAAAATGGCTCCCGTCCGGAAACCGGTTTTGCGAGCTCCTACTTCCTCATTGATCAGCCGGAACAGTGCGGGAAGGCCAAGACCCGCAAACAGCACCAGCCAGAGCAGAGGATCGACAATCGGTTCGATGCCCCAGGCGTACCAGCGGGCGCTGAAGGGCAAAAAAGGCCGGATCCCATATGAGTTCGTAAAGTCCATGAGCAAGTGGGCGCCTGTCGCGACCGAACACGCCAGCAGAAGCCATGCAGCATTCAGTGGCGGGCCGGAAGCCTTGGAAGGCAGTTTCCTGTCCAAAAGATAGAAAGCTCCGGCCAGCGCGATTCCAAGGGCAGCAACTCCCACGATGGAGTGGGTGATGCCTCGATGATGTTGCAGGTAAGCAACGCCGCCCCAGAAACCACTCACGGAATCAACATCGGGAAGGTTTGAACCGACGAGAATGGCAAGCGTGGCAAAGCGCGTCTTGCGGTTGAACCCCGCCTGGCTGATCGCAAGGCCGGTGAGAGTATGAGTGATGTTGTCCATTGTAAGAGCGCGCCGTGTGGGGAGTGTAGGGTTTCTCCCCAATCGCTGTCAAGCCGGGTCTGCCCGTGATTAAGGCGCCGAACGGAGGAATGACTCGGGTGCCAGCAGGGTTAAAGCGTCGGGGACAACATCAAAGCTGACGGGTATTTGTCCTGCCAACTCCCCGTCCAGCTCAAAGAAGATACAGTCTTCTGGTTGTTCGGTGGTACAGCGTATGCTGGCCCCGCTCAGGCGCCGGACGTCGCCCAGTCGATGGTGCGTTCGTGAGATGATACTCAGCGCGTACTGAAAGTAACGACGCGGCGTGCGCCCTTCAAACAGACAGCAGGTGAGTCCGCCACTGCGGATACTGTTCGGCTGTGCCAATTTCAGCCATCCGGCGTAGCGGCTTGAACGCTGGACCACCGCAAAAGTAGTGGAAATCGGAGGGCCATTTACGGCGCATAAGAAAGAGGGAAAGTTGTAGCGGATGGCCTGACGAACGGCCTCCCAGCCATAGGCGATAATCCCCACCCGGAGTTTCATGGCGACGTCCAACTGGCTGATGATGCGCGCGTCGAACCCAACTCCCGCCACGGCCAGAAAATAGCGTTGGCGAAGTGATCCTGACTCTTCCCAGGCGGCGCGTCCCAGCGGGACGCTGCACGGGCGCCATGAATGGAGTTCCCGGGCGGCCTTCACGATTTGTCCAGGCAATCGCAGTTCCCTGGCAATGATGTTCGCGGTCCCGCCTGGCAGCACCGCCAGTGGGACCCGGCCGGTGGCCATTCCGTTGGCAGCCTCATTGATCGTGCCGTCGCCGCCGCACACAATCACCAGGTCACAGCCTTCCTTCACGGCTTCGCTGGCCAGTTTTTTCCCGTCGCCGGGTCTGCAAGTGAACCGCAGGTCCGCCGAAATGCCTGCTTCACGCAGGACCGCCACCGCCTGCTGAATCTGGCGCGCACGGCGGGATGTCCTGACCCCCGCCAGAGGGTTTGAGATGAAGGCAGCGTTTTTCAAAGGGAGGTTACCGGAGGGCCAGCAAACCTCCTCCTTCCGCATCGCGAAGGCTGCTGTCGCAGAGATTCGAGGACTTGCTCGACGACGAGCGCAAAAAACCTGATCACGATCAAAGTCTTCTATTGCGAAGCGGCTTTTGGGCCGATGCCGGTGATCACTTGTTTTGCGGTCTTGTCGTTTGTCTTTTTGTTGATCTTGGCATCGACCCAGACCATGTCACCCGCCTTGAATGCCGCTAGCGTGCTGCGTTTGCCGTTATCAAAAAATTTGGTCTTGGGTTCCAGTTTGAACATCTGGTCGTCCCCGTAGCGGGTCTTGTCAAGAATGATCTGGTCCTTGCCGATTTTCTTCACCACCCCATAGATGTAATTCTGATATTTTCCACCCACGGAAATGGCGTTTTCCAAACGGCCTGCGGCCCCGGGCGAGTCAGGCGACTGATAAACCTGCGTCCAGGCCGGTCCGGCCACCATTGTGCCACCCAGCAGAGCATACAGTAAGACGTTTAGGATTGGCATACGCATACGGTTCAACCATCCCTATGGCTATTGGTGGTTCTACCAACGAAACTAACAAGCGGATGACTGGAGTGTCAAGACTCCTTGCCTGCACGGCATTACCGAAGGTTGCATAATCTAGTGACACGTTGTCTTTGTAGCGCCGCCGTCTCGGCGGCATTTATCGAGGCCGGTCCCACTGGGCGGGACCGGCGCTACGCGAAAACGTCACTATATTTTTCAATCCTCAATTAGGATGTGTGAAGGAAGCTGCGAGTTGCTGTTCCCCGCCCACAAACTCACGCGGCGCCGCAATTTGAGTTTAGGGACTATCGGATGGTTGTGGTCGCCGCCTTCAGCGCGCTTAGGTCCTGAATAATCACTTTGCGCCCTTCGATCTTAAGGATCCCCGCGGACTGGAATTGGCTCAGATTTCTGGAAACCAGTTCACGCACGGTGCCAATCTGGAAGGCAAGTTCCTGGTTGTTGACGCTCAACGTCAGCTCGATTCCGCATGAAGTCTTTTGACCTCGATCATGGGCCTGCTGCACCAGCCATGACGCCAGGCGGCTGCGGACGGTGGTGAAAGAAAGTTCCTCGATGATCCCCACAAGGCGCCGCAGCCGGGAACTGACCACCTTCAGAACTTTAAGCGATACTTCAGGCCGTTCGAGGCACAGCGCGCGGAAGTCTTTCTTGCTGATGAAGAGTAGCGCGCACTTCTCGATGGCGGCGGCGGACGCCGGGTAGTTCCCGCCGTCGAACACTGGGAGTTCAGCCAGGGAATTGCCGGCTTTTTCGATATGCAGCACCTGTTCACGCCCCCCTGCAGAAGTGTTGAAAATCTTCACGCTTCCGGCTTGAACCACGTACAAGCCCTCGCAGGGATCGCCTTCGGAAAAGATTATTTCGCCCGGCTGATATCCCC is part of the Terriglobia bacterium genome and encodes:
- a CDS encoding Crp/Fnr family transcriptional regulator: MGNLKTRNVQSLRDVPLFADLTERELGMLADRAVSRGYQPGEIIFSEGDPCEGLYVVQAGSVKIFNTSAGGREQVLHIEKAGNSLAELPVFDGGNYPASAAAIEKCALLFISKKDFRALCLERPEVSLKVLKVVSSRLRRLVGIIEELSFTTVRSRLASWLVQQAHDRGQKTSCGIELTLSVNNQELAFQIGTVRELVSRNLSQFQSAGILKIEGRKVIIQDLSALKAATTTIR
- a CDS encoding metal-dependent hydrolase, which produces MDNITHTLTGLAISQAGFNRKTRFATLAILVGSNLPDVDSVSGFWGGVAYLQHHRGITHSIVGVAALGIALAGAFYLLDRKLPSKASGPPLNAAWLLLACSVATGAHLLMDFTNSYGIRPFLPFSARWYAWGIEPIVDPLLWLVLFAGLGLPALFRLINEEVGARKTGFRTGAIFSLCAVVAVWGLRDFSHRRALNMLDSVSYQDAMPERIGAFPSFGNPFDWTGVAETSQAFYVLPVDVAGRQLDPQDARIYRKPESSPALEAALKTRTAEDFMDFARFPWTEVLPTESGTTVIIRDLRFQPAGAGQGGFAIRIELDT
- a CDS encoding diacylglycerol kinase family protein, with protein sequence MKNAAFISNPLAGVRTSRRARQIQQAVAVLREAGISADLRFTCRPGDGKKLASEAVKEGCDLVIVCGGDGTINEAANGMATGRVPLAVLPGGTANIIARELRLPGQIVKAARELHSWRPCSVPLGRAAWEESGSLRQRYFLAVAGVGFDARIISQLDVAMKLRVGIIAYGWEAVRQAIRYNFPSFLCAVNGPPISTTFAVVQRSSRYAGWLKLAQPNSIRSGGLTCCLFEGRTPRRYFQYALSIISRTHHRLGDVRRLSGASIRCTTEQPEDCIFFELDGELAGQIPVSFDVVPDALTLLAPESFLRSAP